A region from the Anomaloglossus baeobatrachus isolate aAnoBae1 chromosome 11, aAnoBae1.hap1, whole genome shotgun sequence genome encodes:
- the LOC142256116 gene encoding phospholipase A2 inhibitor and Ly6/PLAUR domain-containing protein-like isoform X2 gives MKNLVVFLCIISALVVSVFSDKCYSCVSSNSTTCNQTEIECLGSRCMTASQYFILNGTLSESMFKGCANETMCKDNGMGKVKNTKYEFVSKCCSGTLCNKEKFEHPKENLTKNGVKCPYSFCMGTLAECKTDEMINCTGSMDRCLDYRATVRDKSGRDTNYSCKGCVNPDGCKFNFYSKILFEEMHRELLKC, from the exons TCTTTTCCGATAAATGTTATTCGTGCGTCTCCAGCAATTCTACAACATGTAACCAGACTGAAATTGAATGTCTTGGATCTCGATGTATGACCGCCTCCCAATACTTTATCCTTA ATGGAACGCTATCTGAGTCAATGTTTAAAGGTTGTGCCAATGAAACTATGTGTAAAGACAATGGCATGGGAAAAGTGAAAAATACAAAATATGAATTTGTTTCAAAATGTTGCAGTGGGACCTTATGTAACAAGGAAAAATTTGAAC ATCCTAAAGAAAATTTAACAAAAAATGGAGTAAAATGTCCATACTCCTTCTGTATGGGAACCTTAGCGGAATGTAAGACTGATGAGATGATAAACTGCACAGGATCCATGGACCGATGTTTGGAttacagggccacagtgagggataAAT CTGGGAGAGATACTAATTATTCTTGCAAAGGCTGTGTTAATCCTGACGGCTGCAAGTTCAACTTCTACAGCAAGATTTTATTTGAAGAAATGCACAGGGAGCTGCTGAAGTGTTAG